A window of the Parabacteroides merdae ATCC 43184 genome harbors these coding sequences:
- a CDS encoding alkaline phosphatase family protein, translated as MYRFQTFILVSLFSIICLSIAGCTAHSKKERYVVVLSMDGFRSDYPSHAHTPTLDSLACVGVKAAFRPSFPSVTFPNHYSMATGLHPDHHGLVNNFFYAPDLDSVYVMGNPNPAFFGGEPIWNTAEKQGVRTASFYWVGSEYPIQGCRPSIWKPFDKNVPFSDRADSVIAWLQLPEEVRPHLIMWYMEEPDGVGHRATPDSSATLSTVEHLDRILGDFFAEARRLDIFDQIDFIVLSDHGMATYYPENYVNLNDYLPRDSFDYVFDGVPTLLYPKPTYTDSAYAILKRVPRVTVWRKNEIPEKFVYGKNPRIGDLFVLPDIGTYLQFRPESCPVFAATHGYDNFAPEMEAIFYAAGPSFKQNVELPVMANVNLYLIIARLLDLQPAPNDGDSVVVSTLFR; from the coding sequence ATGTATAGATTTCAGACATTCATATTAGTAAGTCTCTTTTCGATAATCTGTTTGTCGATAGCCGGATGTACGGCTCACTCGAAGAAGGAACGCTACGTCGTAGTCCTGTCTATGGACGGTTTTCGTTCGGATTATCCGTCGCATGCACATACGCCGACGCTCGATTCATTGGCCTGCGTTGGGGTGAAGGCTGCTTTTCGTCCCAGCTTTCCGAGTGTGACTTTCCCGAACCATTACAGTATGGCGACAGGCTTGCATCCGGATCATCATGGATTGGTGAATAATTTCTTTTATGCCCCCGATCTGGATAGCGTCTATGTGATGGGAAATCCGAATCCAGCCTTTTTCGGAGGAGAGCCGATCTGGAACACGGCGGAAAAGCAGGGTGTCCGAACCGCCTCGTTCTATTGGGTCGGTAGTGAATATCCGATACAGGGATGCCGGCCTTCCATCTGGAAACCGTTCGATAAGAATGTTCCTTTTTCTGACAGGGCGGATTCGGTGATTGCTTGGTTGCAACTGCCGGAGGAAGTCCGCCCGCACCTGATCATGTGGTATATGGAAGAACCGGACGGAGTCGGGCATAGGGCAACCCCCGATTCGTCGGCAACCCTTTCAACGGTTGAACATTTGGACCGTATATTAGGTGACTTCTTTGCTGAAGCCCGTAGGCTGGATATCTTTGACCAGATTGATTTTATCGTCCTGTCTGATCATGGCATGGCAACTTATTATCCGGAGAATTATGTGAATCTGAACGATTATCTGCCTCGCGACAGTTTCGATTATGTTTTCGACGGAGTGCCGACTTTGCTTTATCCGAAACCGACTTATACAGATAGCGCTTATGCAATCCTGAAGCGTGTACCTCGTGTAACGGTTTGGAGAAAGAATGAGATTCCGGAAAAGTTCGTGTATGGAAAGAATCCGCGTATAGGCGATCTGTTCGTATTACCGGATATCGGGACGTATCTGCAATTCCGCCCCGAATCGTGTCCTGTATTCGCGGCTACACATGGATATGATAACTTTGCTCCGGAAATGGAGGCCATCTTTTATGCTGCAGGGCCTTCCTTCAAACAGAATGTCGAGCTGCCGGTGATGGCGAATGTCAATTTGTATCTGATAATTGCCCGCTTGCTGGATCTGCAGCCGGCTCCTAATGATGGAGATAGCGTGGTTGTTTCAACATTGTTCAGATAA